A genomic region of Plasmodium falciparum 3D7 genome assembly, chromosome: 11 contains the following coding sequences:
- a CDS encoding histone-lysine N-methyltransferase SET7, whose product METIFRKLRRSTSKKKTQVEIDAVDERDWAQSKTLDLDSMPFSEDLFQYSNDKIYRNKKIVRDNLKREEPSQEDLYGYRDHIWNEDNQKYERIKNINIKNEKIGINQREYSSRTNDEITNGSTDYVNNYYVQKKKSETDDFIYHRENKNIEFIYNGLKNYNVGETKEYSDVDEQEGHEEEEEEIIDDENVYDENVYDENVYDENVYDENIDDENIDDENIDDENIDDENIYEENIYEEKINGENIDDEVVDNEFVDNEFVDNENADMEEVNMENIDVQYVDEENMYAEELEKKYPNNENMNDVKVTLPSENKKEKNIVENEITEKKHKENDNIIVEEEEEYVEEKLDVYTIEEIDNDVEIFNVKGKGRCMFTKKKLDPGSVIFVENPILIVTPNLNEQLWTYLNKLNDEQNFELPLKWHYAALCSITMLNDFNYKACLDKWVPEPDKEPDNDIYNVLDKVCEKTSFVNGNKYYYYKNKLIDPKIYSRIIQVWHYNAFGHHTDNEGLVLYNRISMLAHSCISTACWHYGENDSFVLRARINLNPGDEITISYLGDDDLYKSSNIRREKLTNWLFVCMCSRCTHPVDNCRGFRCSSCGIGTFFIKSEYHDDIPIISKCNVCLCEITESAAYEYIEYENSYIERLQETDKNDLSDALAVFVQADKIFTQHWIMFQLYTILFEGYRDTSQWEKAIYYQMQRIKYAIDVIPRANYVLAWLYEELGEIHANSISTDILSTENDFTITFEEKKRICSHFLKSIHLLEILCGYSHDYLRDSLNKYYRIDNLTTTDAPQIEE is encoded by the exons ATGGAAACAATATTTAGAAAATTAAGACGTTCTACTAGTAAAAAGAAAACGCAAGTAGAAATCGATGCAGTAGATGAAAGAGATTGGGCTCAATCCAAAACTCTCGATTTGGATAGTATGCCTTTCTCAg AAGACCTTTTTCAGTATTCCAATGATAAGatttatagaaataaaaaaatcgTAAGAGACAATCTAAAGAGAGAAGAACCATCACAAGAAGATCTATATGGATACAGAGACCATATCTGGAACGAGGACAATCAAAAATATGAacgaattaaaaatattaatattaaaaatgaaaagataGGAATAAATCAAAGAGAATATTCTTCAAGAACAAACGATGAAATAACAAATGGAAGTACTGATTatgttaataattattatgtccaaaaaaaaaaaagtgaaacagatgattttatatatcatcgtgaaaacaaaaatattgaatttatttataatggtttgaaaaattataatgtgGGAGAAACCAAGGAATATTCTGACGTCGATGAACAGGAGGGGCacgaagaagaagaagaagaaataatagatgatgaaaatgtgtatgatgaaaatgtgtatgatgaaaatgtatatgatgaaaatgtatatgatgaaaatatagatgatgaaaatatagatgatgaaaatatagatgatgaaaatatagatgatgaaaatatatatgaagaaaatatatatgaagaaaaaataaatggagAAAATATAGATGATGAAGTTGTAGATAACGAATTTGTAGATAACGAATTTGTAGATAATGAAAATGCTGATATGGAAGAGGTGAATATGGAAAATATCGATGTGCAATATGTTGATGAGGAAAATATGTATGCAGAAGAACTAGAGAAGAAATATcctaataatgaaaatatgaacGATGTAAAAGTTACATTACCAAgcgaaaataaaaaagaaaaaaacatcgtagaaaatgaaattacagaaaaaaaacataaagaaaacgataatattattgttgaagaagaagaagaatatgTTGAAGAAAAATTGGATGTTTATACTATTGAAGAAATTGATAACGATGTAGAAATATTTAATGTAAAAGGTAAAGGTAGATGTATGTttacaaaaaagaaattagaTCCAGGTTCTGTTATATTTGTTGAAAATCCAATATTAATAGTTACACCAAATTTAAACGAGCAATTATGGACATAtctaaataaattaaatgatgaaCAAAATTTTGAATTGCCACTTAAATGGCATTATGCAGCCTTATGTAGTATTACTATGCTCAatgattttaattataaGGCTTGTCTTGATAAATGGGTTCCAGAACCTGATAAAGAACCTGATaatgatatttataatgtgCTAGATAAAGTTTGTGAAAAAACAAGTTTTGTAAAtggaaataaatattactattataaaaataaattaattgatccaaaaatatattccagAATTATACAAGTCTGGCATTATAATGCTTTCGGCCATCATACGGACAACGAAGGTCTAGTTCTTTATAATC gTATTTCTATGCTTGCTCATAGTTGTATCTCCACTGCTTGTTGGCACTATGGTGAAAACGATAGTTTTGTTTTACGTGCAAGAATTAATTTAAATCCTGGAGATGAAATAACTATATCTTATTTAGGAGATGACGATCTATACAAATCATCAAATA TTAGGAGGGAGAAACTTACTAACTGGCTATTTGTATGTATGTGTAGTAGGTGTACTCATCCTGTAGACAATTGTAGAGGTTTCAGGTGTTCATCATGTGGAatag gcACCTTTTTCATAAAGAGTGAATACCATGATGATATTCCAATTATTTCCAAGTGCAATGTTTGCCTATGCGAAATAACAGAAAGTGCagcatatgaatatatagaGTATGAAAATAGTTATATAGAAAGATTGCAAGAAACAGATAAGAATGATTTGTCTGATGCCTTAGCTGTTTTTGTACAGGctgataaaatatttacgCAACATTGGATTATGTTTCAATTATATACTATACTTTTTGAAGGTTATAGGGATACATCTCAATGGGAAAAAGCAATATACTATCAAATgcaaagaataaaatatgcTATAGATGTAATACCAAGAGCAAATTATGTTTTAGCTTGGTTATATGAAGAGTTAGGAGAAATTCATGCAAACTCTATAAGTACTGATATCTTATCAACAGAAAATGATTTTACAATAACATTTGAAGAAAA AAAAAGGATTTGTTCTCACTTTCTGAAATCAATACATTTACTTGAAATATTATGTGGATACTCTCATGATTATTTAAGAGATTCATTg aataaatattatagaatTGATAATCTAACAACCACTGATGCTCCTCAAATTGAggagtaa